The genomic interval GCGGTATTGCCCTCTAAGTATTTGACCACGGCGGGTATGCTGCCGTGAAAACCAAATGAGGTAAATAGCACAGGGATCGCGCTGATCACTAAACCTTGCTCTACCGGCATTGAAAATAAATACTGGCTATGTACGTCGGGTAATAATGCCCAGACCACGACCGACAACAGCACTAATTTGAGCCCGAATAACACCCGGTTGATTTTGTCAACCATGGCGGTACCAAGTAAAATCATCCCCGCAACACACGCCGTAAACAACACGGTAATACTGGTTTTTGACCCAAAGTCAAATCCCCATTCAAGCCATTTTGTCTGCAGTTGTTCACTGCCCCCGGAAATATAAGCGGCACACAAAGCGTAAAACAGCATCAACATGGTCAAAGACACCACTTTTTGCCCCTGACGTCCTAAAAACAAACCGGCTAATTGATGTAACGTCGCATTGATATCCGCATGTTGGTGCAATTCAATCATCAAACAAGCGCTAAAAAGCATTAATAACCAAAGACACAACAGCATCAAAGTTGCGGTGGTAAATCCCATAGCCGCTGAGGCCAATGGCAGTGCAAGCATACCGGCTCCGACCGTGGTGCCAGCGATGATTAACGTGCTGCCAAGCACTTTAGACTTAAACATAAATGTACACTAATTTTTACACACGCTCTGTGCAATACAAAAGAAAGGCGCCATTATAGGGTTGATCGTCACTAACTCAAGGCGTATCAGCATTTATTTTTTACACGATTGTTCATTTTTTCTTACAACTCGATTCTACTCGGCAGCACCTTAAGTCACCCAGTGCATTGACCGACCATAGGTTGCTGCTCGCCTTGTCTTTGATGGTTTTATCAATCGCTGTAATAGTGACAAAGCATTAGCTGTTGAGCCAATCATTTGTTTTCATAAGGACAACAATTTTGATTGATGAGGTGTATGGTGACTAAGCAAGCGTTAGTGGTTGAAGGCGGGGCAATGAGAGGCGTTTTTGCCAGTGGCGTGTTGGACAGCTTTTTAGAACACGATTATGACCCGTTTGATTTTTACATGGGTGTGTCTGCTGGTGCTTCAAACTTAATTGGCTATCTCGCCAACCAACCCAAACGCAGCATCAATATTATTACTCAGCTTGCCACTGACAAACAGTTTTATAACCCAACGCGATTTTTACGGGGTGGCGATTTAACCGACGTGCATTGGTTAGTGGAGCAGTCTTTTCAACAATATCCGATTGACCTGCACTGCTTCAATCAAAAATCTCCTCTGTATGCCACCACCACCAATGTTCAAACCGGTTTGGCTGAATACCATAGAGTCAATGCCGACAATCTGCAACAAACCATAGAGGCCACCAGCGCCCTGCCCATTGCCTATAAGACCCTACCTGCCCTTAACGGTCAATGCTACAGCGACGGCGGGGTGGCCGACTCGATTCCAGTACAAGAAGCCTACCGGCGCGGCGCCAAATCCATCACAGTGATATTATCGCGTCCGCAAACGGGTAAAAAACCCAGCGCAAGTAATCCTTGGTTGTGGCGCCGTCTATTTCATCGCTATCCGGAGTTAGCGACGGCCATGATCAACCGTGCAAAACGCTATCAAGAGTCTTTAGATTTCATTCAGTCCCCCCCTAAAGACTGCCAGATCAAGGTGATTTCACCAAACAGTGATTTCAAAGTGAAGCGTTTAACTATGAAGACCGCTTTACTAGAACGCGGTTATCAACAAGGATTGCAACGCGGCTTGGCCTATTTAGATTCATAATCTTGCCAAGAAAAGTCCTTATTAAATTTAGGTGTTTTGCCCAGATAAAAGCAGGTATAATATCGCCCTTATTTTTTTTGTCCTTACCTGATAGGTTTTACCATGCAATATGTTGTTTGTGCACTGTATAAGTTTGTAGCACTCCCTGATTTCGAATCGATCCGTCCTACGCTGACTGAATTGATGGAGACGCACGCCATTCGCGGTACCTTGCTGCTTGCCAACGAAGGGATCAACGGTACAGTGGCAGCAACAGGAGACGGTATTGATGCATTATTGGCT from Vibrio sp. HB236076 carries:
- a CDS encoding aromatic amino acid transport family protein; the protein is MFKSKVLGSTLIIAGTTVGAGMLALPLASAAMGFTTATLMLLCLWLLMLFSACLMIELHQHADINATLHQLAGLFLGRQGQKVVSLTMLMLFYALCAAYISGGSEQLQTKWLEWGFDFGSKTSITVLFTACVAGMILLGTAMVDKINRVLFGLKLVLLSVVVWALLPDVHSQYLFSMPVEQGLVISAIPVLFTSFGFHGSIPAVVKYLEGNTAALRRVMVFGSAIPLLLYVLWQGVTLGAVSQATIVEQSQLSAFIAKLTQQVGTHRLQQLVSLFADVALLTSFLGVSLGLFEYIQDSLRRGQTRASKLMPLLITFAPPCFFALYYPQGFIRALGYAAIALALLAVIFPVIMVYRVRYSKNVLVQRTTHQDVYQVKGGKFSLWLAGTCALGVIAIQLMISSGYLNV
- a CDS encoding patatin family protein, whose amino-acid sequence is MVTKQALVVEGGAMRGVFASGVLDSFLEHDYDPFDFYMGVSAGASNLIGYLANQPKRSINIITQLATDKQFYNPTRFLRGGDLTDVHWLVEQSFQQYPIDLHCFNQKSPLYATTTNVQTGLAEYHRVNADNLQQTIEATSALPIAYKTLPALNGQCYSDGGVADSIPVQEAYRRGAKSITVILSRPQTGKKPSASNPWLWRRLFHRYPELATAMINRAKRYQESLDFIQSPPKDCQIKVISPNSDFKVKRLTMKTALLERGYQQGLQRGLAYLDS